The region GAAGACCAcaacttttaaatttgaatatataataggagaaaaaaaaaactctagaTGAAGACTAATCAGACTTATATTGATAAATAcattaatatacaaattaatttgagcATTATAGATACATGTACATCATCACGCAAGCCCGTACAAACAAGATTTGAACCGGAAAATTaatttggtaaccacaatgttTCAAATTTAACTTTCATGTTCGAAAGAACTGTCTACTACCAATCAGGTGTGAACAACTTATGTTGGTTTACTTCATTGTCGACAGTTGCACATTAAGGTCGCAAAACGGGCTTCACTCCGTGTGCACATTCGATAGCGGCCAGTACAAACAAGATTTGAACCATTTGGGTAATCACAATGTTCCAAATTTGACTTTCATGTCTATTACCAATCAACTATGAACAACTTAAGTTGGTTTACTTCATTGTGGGCATTTACAGATTAAGGTTGCAAGACGGGCTTCACTCAAAGCGCACATTCGGTAGCGGCAGCGGCAGCGGCGATTAATTTTCCGTAAATCAAATTACCAACAAGATTTTAACcaatcactaaaaaaaattgtggatGAACACAAGCAAAAATCAATGAAAGAACCCTGTAATTTGCAACTAATGTACATGTGTTTGAAGCAAATGAGATGAGTGATCTCAGAAGTAACTTGATTGAGCTTGCAAGAGCTCAAGCTGTGCCAGCAGCTTAGCCACTGTTGGTTTCAGAATTGCATCCCCAGTCTGTGCCAGATCAATCAGCAATGGCTGTGCACATTCCCCATGCTCAACTCTATAAGCCTCAACCCTAAAAACCCTTTCAAGAATCCACAGAGCTTTCTCCTGAGCCTTAATGCTCCCCACTCCCAGAACTTTAACCAAACACTGAACCCCCTTTACCTTCACTAGGTACTTGCACCCAATCTCCCAGCTTTCGTCATGCACCAGAGTCGATATGCAGCTTAACACGGCCTCGTCTGCTTCCCTCTCGGGCCCTTCCAGTACCTGGACTAATGGCGTTATCGCGCCCGCCTTGATCAAGCAGAACGTGGTTTTGACGGAGCAGTAACCGTCGTGGACTTCACAGAAGCCGTCAGTGGAGGCAGGGCCACAGAACCATCTCGGCTTTCTTGGTTTCCTTAACGACAGAGAGTTTTGTGAGAGTTGTGTCAGGCAAATTGCTGCTCTAGTTTTGGCAATTATTGAATCCGAGGCGAGTAGCTTGACGAGAACGGGAATGGCTCCTTGATCAGCAGCATAATGCTGCAGTTTCTTGTCAGAAGGAACGGTGAACCGGATTAGTACTCCTGCAATGCTCTCAGCTAGCCTCGACGACATTTGTGTTGAAGGTGCAGGGCTTGAATTCATCAATGAAACTAAAGCGGGCAGTAAGTTTGCGTTCATGAGCATACTCGTCGCCTTCTTGTCACTCACGGGCAAATTGCTTAGGATTCCAATAGCCACGGCCTTTTCATCGGCTTCGGATGATGGCGAAGAAACAATGTTGGCAATTATGCAAATGTGAGTCTCATCCATCTGTTCTGTCAGCTCCCCTTGCATATTCTCGGAGAGCAGACAAATCAAACTTAAAGCCCCGGTTCTGATCTTGGCGTTAGTCTCAGTAAGGAAAGGCAATAACAGCCGGATCGCCCCGTTTTCCTTCATTTTCCTCCTCACTTTCGAAGCATTCGAATTCGAAGCAATACAATTCAGCGCCTCCAGGAGATGGCACTGGATGACAGGACTAGTCAGGTTCAGAAGCGAAAGCATCTGTTGAGCCACATCCGGTTTCACCAACAACCCTTCCGAATGAGCTATTTTCGCCAGAATTGCCGATGCTGGCTCGCGCAGGGTCATTAGGACCGACGTCACAGAGAAAAGGAGCTGCAGAAGAGTAGCCACGATGCCCGAATTCACCAAACGCTGGACGTTCTCGCTCAGACCTGACAGGTTTTGCAGCGCGCTCAAAGCAGATTGCTTCGACTCGAGATTCCCAGTGCTGAACATCTTCACTAGAGGATGAATTGCCCCATCTTCCCCTAGGGAAGCTCGGTTTTTATCTGTTAGCTCCATTCTTGAAACCGCGGTTGCCATAAGTACCTTACTCATATCAGAACCTGCCAAGCGGGGTTACACCTGTTATAAAccgggctataatgcacatatgCCAAACTACACTAAAAACTGAATGCAATCAATTAGCTAATCTGATCTATAGCCTTATCAactcatatgttctctcttatattttcatcgtgggactcttaacaacaCCAATCCTTACTGTCACAGTTCTTGCAATTCAATTAAGTTGTTTAAAGTATATCTTGTGCTGATAGATTAAGATTAGAACTCACTCATTCAGCTAACATTTCACTTAACCAAATACCAAATGCAATTTATGCTTCTTGGAAGGCCTAAAAGGATGCAAAAATGGAGAGAGCAAGAGCCAAGAGGCTAACCTTCCTTTAGGTAGTGGACTAAAGGCTTGAAGTAGCCAGCCTCAGCCATGTGGAGAGCATATTGAGTATTGGCAGAAAGGGCATTCAACAACTTCCCAGCATCGCGAGAAGCCGCCTGATCTTCACCATTGAAAATGGCCACCAGCATAACAATGCAGCCCTGGATCCTCCCTAGTCTTCTCCTAACAGACACGAGCTCTGAGAGAGTCGACAGCAGCCCCACCGCCTCTCGCTGCTCGTCCACGTCCCCTGTCAACGACTTAACCAGCGTCGACAGGCACCCAATCTCAGCCATCTTCTCCTGCAAACTATTAAGCTTTGTAAGCACAAGCAGACATGTAACAGTACTGTTAGGCCAAAGCCCGAGGcctgaagggtcaagtccagcaccagaTCGGCAGGTCACCTAAGTACCTAACAATACTATTAGGCCAAAGCCTGAGGcctgaagggtcaagtccagcaccagaTGGGcaggtataaggaaataaagttaagcGTTTGATCATAAAAAGTCATCACAGAAATCACTACAATTGGCTCTATGAATCTATGATTACCTTACTGTCATTGTTCTGATTAACCAGAACTCTGAGTGTGTGAATTATAGCCAATCTATTCTCTGCTACACTTGTGCTTAACCTACTAAACATGATTGGGATTATATCCTCATTATCAAGAGCTTCTTTACTAACTCCACCCTCACCAATCAAGACATTCAACCCGAAAATCGCCTGCTTGAGTTCTTCATCATTGCCATACTTTAGCTGCAAAGCAATACCATCAACATCTAATGTGATCCTATCTTCTTctacttcctcttcttcttccacAATTTCCTTGGATGGAATGGATGCCAATTCCAGATCATATGAGAACTCAGACTCTCTCTCAGAGCAGAAATTAGACCTGGAATTCATAATCTCTTTGCGCagagcctccatctctgctctCCTGGATATCCCCATATCATGGCTGGCAAACAGCACAAGCCCTAAAGACCTCCCAAGATTCTCTGTCTGGTCATCAATTTGCTTCAGAGGCGAGGAATTGATGTTTAGATTTTTGGTTAAGGCTTTTGCGGTCATGAATTCTTGTTCTAGTGATTGAATTGCCTTCTGGACCGTGGGATCAATCCCAAGATTCTTGTGCTCCTTCATTTCGGCCAGAATTGGGCTCAGTTTCTCCACGAAGACTGAGAGCTCTGAGGTTGACTCCGTCGTGTTCTCGTCAGTTGACCACCGCTGCTCGGCCTCCGAGGAAATCTCCGACATCGGTTTGCTGTTTTCGTCCATAGCCACAATCTCTCTCTCAAACTGAACGGACAATTTTGCCCAGAAACATTACAGACAACGTAGCAGAAAAATTTGCAGAGAACAAGCAATTAATTTCTGCCCTGCTTCAAGATGAACATAGACGAAGACGAAGACGAAGACAAAGACCTGGCTTTATGTTGTTGTCTTACTTGGGTGTCTTGTGATGGTGTGCTCGCTCCATCCAATTTGATTTGCGTGAATTACAAGGATAGGATACCTCGCATATACTCATGAAGATACAACACCAAAATGCCCAGTGGCTCAAATCTTGTCTGCATAGATATGAAGGCAGTCAAGGCATTGATGTTTGGTCCGCACAGACAATTCAGTTAATTTTTGTTGAGtaaattattcaatttattgaagcacaaagagaatATCTCAGTGGGATTCGAACATTTTGAGAGTCATATCTTTGCTcacaaaaagtaaaatttcaTTGCATCAAGtccccacatctcaaccttagaggataaatcatggtgactcaacAACCGATTAGATGAAGAACAAGTATGTAGTCCCTACAAAGAGCCTGTCACATTTGATGTAACTCTCATACTGCAATTGTCAGAGCTCAATTATGTGTTCTGGCTTAAGAACTAACTAAGCTACTCGTGCCAGGTAAAAACTGCATCCTCAAAACAACTAAAGAGTCGTTTTCACAAGAATTGTTTTTTCTGTTTGACCGTTTCTTCCCCATCTTCCGTTTGCTTTCGCCATAAATACAAAAGAAGGAATTAAAGGCGGGCTTTGAATCAGATGctaaagagagagagatgacTCAGTCAGCCGTTTGGTTTCTGCTTTCCCATTGGATCGCTCATCGCTTTTCATGCCCctcaatattaattatatatatatatatatatatttttgtttttaataaaactTTTCCAGATAATCAATGGAGTGTTTGTCTGTTTGCTCATTAAATGCTTACATATTAAGGTATACATATCGATGtatgtaataattttacaaaCTTTGATATTCAATTCACGGATTGTACGTTTGAGGagtctattattattttttttttgagtactactaactctattatattttaaattggtaAACTCGattataaactaattaaatgaaTACGTCAACATCTGatgttatgtatattatatttatatttctcaGTCGCCTCCACTAAAACTCGAATCCACCCCTTTCCATGTGAAGTGTAAATTTATAACTGACTAATTTAAATTAAGAAGACTCCTTAAATATGtaaaccacatatatatatatatatatatatatatatatatatatatatatatatatNNNNNNNNNNNNNNNNNNNNNNNNNNNNNNNNNNNNNNNNNNNNNNNNNNNNNNNNNNNNNNNNNNNNNNNNNNNNNNNNNNNNNNNNNNNNNNNNNNNNNNNNNNNNNNNNNNNNNNNNNNNNNNNNNNNNNNNNNNNNNNNNNNNNNNNNNNNNNNNNNNNNNNNNNNNNNNNNNNNNNNNNNNNNNNNNNNNNNNNNNNNNNNNNNNNNNNNNNNNNNNNNNNNNNNNNNNNNNNNNNNNNNNNNNNNNNNNNNNNNNNNNNNNNNNNNNNNNNNNNNNNNNNNNNNNNNNNNNNNNNNNNNNNNNNNNNNNNNNNNNNNNNNNNNNNNNNNNNNNNNNNNNNNNNNNNNNNNNNNNNNNNNNNNNNNNNNNNNNNNNNNNNNNNNNNNNNNNNNNNNNNNNNNNNNNNNNNNNNNNNNNNNNNNNNNNNNNNNNNNNNNNNNNNNNNNNNNNNNNNNNNNNNNNNNNNNNNNNNNNNNNNNNNNNNNNNNNNNNNNNNNNNNNNNNNNNNNNNNNNNNNNNNNNNNNNNNNNNNNNNNNNNNNNNNNNNNNNNNNNNNNNNNNNNNNNNNNNNNNNNNNNNNNNNNNNNNNNNNNNNNNNNNNNNNNNNNNNNNNNNNNNNNNNNNNNNNNNNNNNNNNNNNNNNNNNNNNNNNNNNNNNNNNNNNNNNNNNNNNNNNNNNNNNNNNNNNNNNNNNNNNNNNNNNNNNNNNNNNNNNNNNNNNNNNNNNNNNNNNNNNNNNNNNNNNNNNNNNNNNNNNNNNNNNNNNNNNNNNNNNNNNNNNNNNNNNNNNNNNNNNNNNNNNNNNNNNNNNNNNNNNNNNNNNNNNNNNNNNNNNNNNNNNNNNNNNNNNNNNNNNNNNNNNNNNNNNNNNNNNNNNNNNNNNNNNNNNNNNNNNNNNNNNNNNNNNNNNNNNNNNNNNNNNNNNNNNNNNNNNNNNNNNNNNNNNNNNNNNNNNNNNNNNNNNNNNNNNNNNNNNNNNNNNNNNNNNNNNNNNNNNNNNNNNNNNNNNNNNNNNNNNNNNNNNNNNNNNNNNNNNNNNNNNNNNNNNNNNNNNNNNNNNNNNNNNNNNNNNNNNNNNNNNNNNNNNNNNNNNNNNNNNNNNNNNNNNNNNNNNNNNNNNNNNNNNNNcacatatatatatatatatatatatatatatatatatatatatatatatatatatttccctcCAACAAATGAACGACAACCATGTAAGGAAACCTCAATCTCCAAACCTTATCCACGCAAATGACAAACACATATACagtttaaatgacaaaaattttgtCTGGCAAGGTGGGCGCCACACGGCTTCCTGCATTAAATTAACCCCAGACTCAAATTTGCAGCAgaatagctagctagctagctagctaagcGAACCACGTGTGTTAAGGCATCTAGAAACCTTGACTTCATAATTAACCACAACATACAGTCAAGATCGAGTTTCCTAAGACGCTTGACTTTCTCCCATCATTCTTGTTAAGAGACCGGTAAGGTctgaaaatgaaaacaatacAGAATGAGTGTCGTTGGCTGCTCTGATATGATGCCGCTAATGTGGAAAATGGTGGAGGAGCCGAAGAAactaattgaagcatgtgctccatccaactaaaagcttaagctgATTTGATAGttagactgcacatttatggtttatattatatttatgctcacaaaaCTAATAAGGAATATAAGAGGAGGAAAGTGAAGAGTGTGGAACTAAGGAAAGGGGGAGAGTGGAGAGGAGGAGACAATAGAATATAAGAATTAAGAAATGGGAATAACAACAATATAGGCCCATATCACACTAGTATCCACTAGCCCAAATGAGTCCAATGATCAGTAGGCCCATTTAGAAGACCCAAAAAATTTTACGACGTCATAATTcaatcattatatcgtgttACGGTCCAGGTTTACCCGATTAATCTCTGCTAGCACCTTAATTCTCAACTTACTAAAGCAGAGGCTAGAACTCACCTTATtctatatgggagtgcaactgagtgtcactagaccacaagttaaatgtttgatttgattattgtgaattttttttatagaataaGAGTTAAAAGCATGACAGGTTTAAAATCCATTTGTTTTGTACGTTTGTTGATGACATATGACTATAGGAGGAATAATAGGTTTGTTAAACATGTGAAACACAAACCCACCTATTTAAAGTTGATTAAGGTGTACTTTGTATTAGGATAGTGCTTAGTAGTTGTTTGACAACTTGCAAGTCGGTGTTTTGATGGGTCCTACGAAGGGACTCTTGAATCAACACTAGCCACAAAACGACGTCAAGCCGGACCGCCCTTCTCGAAATTTGGTTTCCCACCCTCCAACTTTTGATTAATTACACACTTGCTCTTAGTCATTCTATACGTCTAATTTGAACCCCAAACATAATACCCATAATTACTCATTCTCTAATAACTGGTGAAAAAGATTAATCATGAAATTTGTTGACCTACATACTCCTAACTTTCCAAAAAGAttaaacaaaattgataattgacaGAAGTTAACTGTGATGATTATATGGTTGACaaaatagtaatttattttatagGTTGATATATTATTCATTAGCTTTTGCAATGGGAAGTCTTAATTTGCCTTTATGGTTACAAtcatgaaatataattttatttatattcttttattttgttggatacaaaaatatttaagcaagaaaatgaagaaaattaaaGTGAAAAATCCACAAGAGGTGTTTGGTCAACCATAAAATATGAGGGGAGAAAATTAGGTAAACAAAAGTAGAGGGGGTCtcctttcaattttcaaaaatttcgaATCTGTCCAAACCAATAACAGCCTAGCAATAGATCTGGTGCTTTCAGCCACACAAATTAGATACGCTTCTTCACACGTGGCAGTATGGCAGGCCATAAACTACAAAACCTCGCTCCTCACGTGGACTTGGGACCCACGCCCACTCTCAAACCGTTCCTCCCAAAGTCCCCTCCCtttgtttctctctctacactttctctctctactctGTGTTGTCGCCCATCCGAGAAGCCATCTGCTCTGCAAGCTAAATCCCCGGCGAGGACAGTTATCGGAAAAATTACCGTGATTGTCTGCTGTAAAATCCCTGAGGAATCGATGCAGTCGAGCGGAGTCGTATCTGGAGTGACCTGAGCAGCCGCGATTTGGCGATGCTCAGGCTAATTCCGGAGCGTTACGTCGGAGACTGTCGCTTTGGAGTTGgagtttttttcattttttctttttcagctATGTTTGATTGGAACGACGAAGAGGTACTCTCCCTCTTTCTCTCGCACTatctctccctttttttttttttatttattttatttagattttatattttatacatttttgcATTTGCGAAAATCTTGCTTTGCTTACGAAGTTTCGATTCGATTGGATGAAAGGTAAATaagtcaccaaaaaaaaaaaaagaaaagaaagaagaaaatcaGAGGCTGTTTCGCGAACTATCCATCTTTTAGCctgttatatttaatatttatttgatgTTTTAGCTCTCGGAGAAAATTATGAAACGGAATTGTAGCAATTAAGTTTAGGATTTAGGATTAATTTGGCAAGTCATCATAAGTACATCTGTATATGGTGTTAATGGAAACCAGTTTCACTACAGAATTACAGTATGCAACTTGAGAGCTTATGGATGCTACAGATTGAGGAGAGCATTTCAAGCTCTCAAAAAGAGAATTGTATCATTTAAATTGGATAGTCTAATTTTTTGcttctcttatttttttttaaacagtcATAATTCTTTACAAGTAGTATATgctctatactttctcaatcttttcctGCCCAAAGAATCAATGTCTCCACCACTGTGGTTTGATTTTGTgaccgctttttttttttttttttttttttttaataatttctcaatctttttcagCCCATAGAATCAATGCCCTCACTATTTTGTGTTCGATCCTgtatcacactacatagtagttgggGCTTCTCTTATTTCTTAGTTCAAGTGGTTTTTTATGTATTGCAGTTCCTGCTTCCTACTCATATTTTGCGAGTATCCTCCCTGGTCATAGTTTATATCATATCATAGAACTGTACCTCAAAAGAGAAATGTACCACTTAAGTTGGATAGTCAAGGTTCTTTCTTCTCTCATTTCTTAGTCCAAGTATGTTTTTTTATGCATTGCTGTTCCTGCTTCCTATCCATAGTTAGGTTTATCTTCCCTGGTCATAGTTTAGATCACATTATAGAACTCTACATCAATTTTGTTGCCCTGGTCAGTGAACTAGAGCATAGTGCATAGGTTCTATGCAGTGTAGCTGGGACAAAACCATGTAGCATACTTCACTTGAAACTTTTGATAGTATTGCCAAGACTGCTAGATGTTTCACAATATGAAACTTTATCTTGGCTTAGTTGTGATCTTTCATTTCTATAACCTCCGTGGCTGACTTGATAATATGCTCAAGACTCTGCTTGATGGTTCACAAGTATGGAAATCTTGTTTTCTATTCTATTCTGCATATACGAAGTTCTACTTTCAAATAcattcagaactctatattagTTTATCGGTTTGTAGCAACCATTTGCAATAGCTATTTTTCCTCATTTCTTCATGCTACAAAAGTAATACTTGTCAGATTTGCTTATTTATCACATTCTGTGAATTCAAGAGTCATCAGGTTAGTTGAAGAGCCAAGCCTTATGACTAACATGCCACAAAGTGATTAGACTCTTATTGCTTATAGACTTATAAGCTGTTTTAATAATTCCATCATGCTATCTATCTTGTTTTCTGTCTTCTCTCTTTATCCCATGTTATTTTACTACTTGCTAAAGACATATAGCTTCTGCATTATTGGTTATTTGGTTGGCCCCTTGGTGGTGGCTTCAGATGTTCAAATCTCCATTCCCTACATCTTCAAACTTTCAAAACTCTATTCCCTGCTGATTCTGATGCTCTGAAATCTGAATCCAATTTTGTAGTCCAAATTCCAAGATTCAGCCTCTAAATgctataaagaaaaataagatgATAGTTTTCTGCACGTTTTTTTTTCCTGCTGTCATGCTTGTACTTTTGCATGTGCATGCTAGTGTGTGCTAGACAGCAATTTGGACAATGCCCATTCTATCTTCTGTATATTTACCTACAGATGGTTATTTGTAAcaattcttcattttgtttttaatcagttaacaaatataatatggGGTGAGACTGGGGAAAGTGATGATCATATAGTTCCATATCCAGATGAAAGTGATGGAAAACCTCCAGCTTCACGCGGGGATAGTGTCAAGGAGGAATGGGATCTTGAAGCCTCAAATGCTAAGCCGGGTGATCAGAAGAAACCTGCACtcaaaagtggttttgatattaAGTTAGAAAGCAGCTCCAAACATGCAACGGATGAAGCTCTTCCTGCGCTGGCATTTGGTAAGGACTCGTGGCCCGACCTATCCTTATCAAACACTACGAAAATGGATCAAGGTTCCTCATGCAAAGAAACAACTAATGATGTAACAGAAATTTCCAAACATGAAGGTGCAACATCTTTCTTTTCTAGAGTAAACACTTCAAAATTTctttattgttttcattttacTTTAGATGCTTTTAGCAGATGGGACGGCTCAACCAGGAATCAATTCTGAGATTTTTCAAAAGCAGCAAGTGGATGGGGAGCAAAGCGACTTTATTGATTATGGTTGGGATAATATAGGAAGTTTTGATGACCTCGATAAGATCTTTAGGTAATGGAGaatctaaatatttttgttatggAAAATGCTTGCCCTTAATCTTCTTCAAATTATACTTTGCTTATATAAAGTACTGATCTCATTTACCACTGCTGCATGGCCACTGAACACCTGTTTATATAACTGTAGAAGGTGGAGTTATAAAAAAAACCGTTGTTAGAAATTTCTCTATGCTTGTGTAATGCTTGATTCCATCTTATTTTCTACATCAGCAAATCAGCAATCCTTTCAGCATTTGATCGAAATAGGAATTATATACATTTGATTTCTGAAATACAGAGTAACTGTTAAAATGAATAATGCAATTAAACTGATCAAGCCATTTAACTTTGGCCTCTCCTTTTACATACAGTATGATTGCTGTACTAAATTAGTAAGATGATATTTGAATTCTCCATCTTCTGCTTTTCAATATTAACAATACTTGAAGATGATACAACTTGAGAGTCTTCTTTCCTTATCATCTGGTGCCAACTGAGCATGGACTATATTTGGTTATGTCAGCTTGCATTTGATGTTCTTCATCTGACCCAATATCCTCACAAGTGATATTTTGCAGCAATGACGATCCAATATTTGGACATACAAGCCTTTCTAATACCGAGGAACTATGGCCATCTTCCAAGGATCTTACAAGCAGTCCTGATAAATCTATTCCCATGTCTATTGACTCTCCAAGTTTGGGCCTAGGAGCTCTCAGAAGTACATCAGAAAAATTTGAGACTAAAGCAGAATACATGCTAGACCGTAACCAGCCTTTTGCCAGAGCCTATGGTGAAGTGAATAATATCACACCAAATGTTTCAGAGACTTTACATGCATATGCTGGAGGCAAAAATTTTCCCATTATGAAGGAAAAGGTGCAAGCAAAGGATATGCTGTTATTTTAAAGCAAATTTCTAAAGTTCCAGCTTATAAATGCATTCTTTTCTAT is a window of Ipomoea triloba cultivar NCNSP0323 chromosome 11, ASM357664v1 DNA encoding:
- the LOC115997557 gene encoding U-box domain-containing protein 44-like, with product MDENSKPMSEISSEAEQRWSTDENTTESTSELSVFVEKLSPILAEMKEHKNLGIDPTVQKAIQSLEQEFMTAKALTKNLNINSSPLKQIDDQTENLGRSLGLVLFASHDMGISRRAEMEALRKEIMNSRSNFCSERESEFSYDLELASIPSKEIVEEEEEVEEDRITLDVDGIALQLKYGNDEELKQAIFGLNVLIGEGGVSKEALDNEDIIPIMFSRLSTSVAENRLAIIHTLRVLVNQNNDSKEKMAEIGCLSTLVKSLTGDVDEQREAVGLLSTLSELVSVRRRLGRIQGCIVMLVAIFNGEDQAASRDAGKLLNALSANTQYALHMAEAGYFKPLVHYLKEGSDMSKVLMATAVSRMELTDKNRASLGEDGAIHPLVKMFSTGNLESKQSALSALQNLSGLSENVQRLVNSGIVATLLQLLFSVTSVLMTLREPASAILAKIAHSEGLLVKPDVAQQMLSLLNLTSPVIQCHLLEALNCIASNSNASKVRRKMKENGAIRLLLPFLTETNAKIRTGALSLICLLSENMQGELTEQMDETHICIIANIVSSPSSEADEKAVAIGILSNLPVSDKKATSMLMNANLLPALVSLMNSSPAPSTQMSSRLAESIAGVLIRFTVPSDKKLQHYAADQGAIPVLVKLLASDSIIAKTRAAICLTQLSQNSLSLRKPRKPRWFCGPASTDGFCEVHDGYCSVKTTFCLIKAGAITPLVQVLEGPEREADEAVLSCISTLVHDESWEIGCKYLVKVKGVQCLVKVLGVGSIKAQEKALWILERVFRVEAYRVEHGECAQPLLIDLAQTGDAILKPTVAKLLAQLELLQAQSSYF